Proteins encoded by one window of Nitrospiria bacterium:
- a CDS encoding beta-propeller fold lactonase family protein — protein MLQPLRVFRHRHLASYLLSLFVLTGCGGFSGAQNRAAASPYPDAAPQASDQENNPQDRVHPGDEKDLNSEYNYDTEDAVWVYRVMRQSPLRVALSPDDRALYLLRTAKADENGTLVVLDRANYRIAGRVEVGKVPIALALTADGKELYVANHLSDTVSVVDTATRRVVRTIPVGHRPIRIAIAPSGTYAYVANHGSDTISVLNLSTKQADGEIPVGHWPCGLVFDPGGKYAYVVHHGGQDMAVIDTATSLVVKRVKVGKMPMGLGITPDGRTILVANEGSDTVSVVDTASLDVVKTLSAGAGPVEVSFSPDGKVAYVIHARSNDLSVIDANEGRVMATLPVGQFPGSMALTADGRFLYITHEGRTDVSLMDTERKSVVAQYAKVPL, from the coding sequence ATGTTACAGCCGTTAAGGGTTTTTCGTCACCGGCATCTGGCATCATACCTCCTCTCCCTTTTCGTCTTAACGGGCTGCGGAGGATTTTCCGGTGCTCAGAATCGGGCGGCGGCCTCGCCCTATCCAGATGCGGCTCCGCAAGCGTCGGACCAGGAGAACAACCCTCAGGACCGCGTCCATCCCGGCGATGAAAAGGATTTAAATTCCGAATACAATTACGATACGGAAGACGCGGTCTGGGTCTACCGCGTGATGCGGCAGAGTCCCTTGCGGGTCGCCCTTTCGCCCGACGACCGCGCGCTCTATCTCCTTCGGACCGCGAAGGCGGATGAAAATGGAACGCTGGTCGTCCTGGACCGGGCGAATTACCGGATCGCCGGACGGGTCGAGGTCGGGAAGGTGCCTATCGCGCTGGCCCTGACGGCCGACGGAAAGGAGCTGTACGTCGCGAATCACCTCTCGGATACGGTCTCGGTGGTCGACACCGCGACGCGGCGGGTCGTCCGGACGATTCCGGTCGGCCATCGCCCGATCCGGATCGCGATCGCGCCGTCGGGAACCTACGCGTACGTCGCGAATCACGGGTCGGATACGATCTCGGTCTTGAATCTTTCCACAAAGCAGGCCGACGGCGAGATCCCGGTCGGCCATTGGCCCTGCGGTCTCGTCTTCGATCCCGGGGGAAAATATGCCTACGTCGTTCATCACGGCGGACAGGATATGGCCGTGATCGACACGGCCACCTCCCTCGTCGTCAAGCGCGTCAAGGTCGGCAAGATGCCGATGGGCTTGGGCATCACCCCGGACGGCCGGACGATCCTCGTGGCGAACGAGGGTTCCGATACGGTCTCGGTCGTGGACACGGCGAGTCTCGATGTGGTGAAAACACTTTCGGCCGGGGCGGGACCGGTCGAGGTAAGCTTCAGCCCGGACGGAAAGGTCGCCTACGTCATCCATGCCCGATCAAACGATCTGTCGGTGATCGACGCGAACGAGGGGCGGGTGATGGCGACGCTTCCGGTGGGCCAATTCCCGGGCTCGATGGCGCTGACGGCCGACGGCCGCTTTCTCTACATCACGCATGAAGGCCGGACCGACGTCAGCCTGATGGACACCGAACGGAAGAGCGTCGTCGCCCAATACGCGAAGGTTCCGCTGTAG